The Carboxydocella sporoproducens DSM 16521 sequence CACAGGCTTGGACATAGTCAAGCCTTGCGCTGGCGTTGCCGCAAAACTTCATAAACACAGATGGCTGTAGCAACGGAGGCGTTCAGGGAGTTAATCTTGCCTGACATTGGTATTTTAATCAGAAAATCACAGTTTTCTTTTACCAGCCTGCTCAAACCCTTGCCTTCTCCTCCCACCACCAGAGCCAGCGGCCCGGTAAGGTCTTGTTCCCAAAGGCTTTTTTCTGCCTCTCCGTCCAGACCGGCTACCCAAACCCCTTTTTCTTTCAGTTCCCTGATTATCTGTACCAGATTGGACACCCGGGCCACCGGTACATACTCTACCGCACCCGCAGCAGCTTTCGCCACCGTTCCTGTCAACCCCACATTTCGACGTTTGGGTATAATCACCCCGTGAACTCCGGCCCCTTCGGCAGTACGCAGGATCGCCCCCAGATTGTGAGGATCTTCCAGTTCATCCAGCAAAATCAGCAAGGGCTGTTCTCCCCTGGCTTCCGCCTGGGCCAGTATCTCTTCCCAATCAACATAGGAGGCGGCCGCTACCTGAACCGCTACCCCCTGGTGAGCGGAAGTACCACAGATGCTGTCCAAACGCTCTCTGGTCACTTCCTGGAAAGGTACCCGACTCTCCCGCAAGACTGC is a genomic window containing:
- the rlmB gene encoding 23S rRNA (guanosine(2251)-2'-O)-methyltransferase RlmB; its protein translation is MGELEWVYGRNPVLEAIKAGRELNKILVAKGTKLPPNLMAVLRESRVPFQEVTRERLDSICGTSAHQGVAVQVAAASYVDWEEILAQAEARGEQPLLILLDELEDPHNLGAILRTAEGAGVHGVIIPKRRNVGLTGTVAKAAAGAVEYVPVARVSNLVQIIRELKEKGVWVAGLDGEAEKSLWEQDLTGPLALVVGGEGKGLSRLVKENCDFLIKIPMSGKINSLNASVATAICVYEVLRQRQRKA